The Chitinivibrio alkaliphilus ACht1 genome includes the window TCGTTTCCATCGCATCAGAGAGAGTACTTCCATATAAAATAAGGGCAAACTCTTCTCCCCCATAGCGGGCTGCAAAATCAACCCCTTCCCGAATTCCCTGCTCCAAGGCATGGGCCACCGACACAAGAACAGTATCACCAAAGGTGTGGCCATAGGTGTCATTGACAGACTTAAAATGATCGATATCACAGATAACCAAAGCTACGGGAACCTTCTCTACGGAAGAACTCCCCGAACCAAGGGGCGACGTTAGTCGATGAGAACGAACAATTGCTTCGTGAAGAAGCCGTTCAAAATGGCGATGGTTGTAGAGGCCTGTTAAGCCATCTCGAATGGCCAAATTTTCTTGTTGCCGCAAGAGCAGAATTTTTTCCACGGCTAAGCTTGCAGCGCCAATAAGCTGAGTCATGGTGGCAAGATCTTTTTTCCCAAAGAGAGGTCCCTCTTTTTTTTCTAAGAGTACAAGCCCCCGAGTTGTCTCAAGCCCCAGAGGGAGGGCCGCAAAAAAAGAAAAGCCTGAATGACGCCCTTCACGAGAGGAATACCGAACTTCGTAAGCATCTCCTGAAAAGGGGCGACACAACACATCCATGGAGGACACATCCATATCTTCACCAAAAAAGAGTGATGCGATGGTGTTAGGCTCAACACTGTATTCAAGGGAATCAAAATCGGCAGCGGTATCACCCTGAGCAAGGACCACCCGAGCCACACGGGTTTCCGTGTCTCGAATTGAGATGGAGAGCCGATCGTACCCAAATATTGTCGTAAGTATTTGAGATAAATCATGAAGCAGAGTGGAAAGATCTTTGCACCGCATGCAGCGCTGAGACCAGTCATTAATAACCCGAACCTCTTCGTGAAGTAAGGTATTCATTTTGTAGAGATAGGCGTAGTACAGGGACTGTCCCATGAGAGAACCAAAGATAACCAACCAGTCCAGATCCTGCTTTTCAAAGGCTGCGGCATCGGTGCTGTCCACCACTATCACCCCGGACGTGTTTACGG containing:
- a CDS encoding sensor domain-containing diguanylate cyclase — protein: MNINRAIAVSLLALTLVLYFIYAPLAVILLGGMLLFLGISPLFWGGGSGCREESGPGDGGVVQQEARLKSEGGHTPSPAALGGAYQQQEWMRFEEDVARHIDSFLIFVEERFRPQTAAVFLPRAEGRFVVASYISSARTFCPSARIESGHGLLGSYIKDGVFETCLHELRSTQQIDYYEKPGGARSLLMAPVKAVNTSGVIVVDSTDAAAFEKQDLDWLVIFGSLMGQSLYYAYLYKMNTLLHEEVRVINDWSQRCMRCKDLSTLLHDLSQILTTIFGYDRLSISIRDTETRVARVVLAQGDTAADFDSLEYSVEPNTIASLFFGEDMDVSSMDVLCRPFSGDAYEVRYSSREGRHSGFSFFAALPLGLETTRGLVLLEKKEGPLFGKKDLATMTQLIGAASLAVEKILLLRQQENLAIRDGLTGLYNHRHFERLLHEAIVRSHRLTSPLGSGSSSVEKVPVALVICDIDHFKSVNDTYGHTFGDTVLVSVAHALEQGIREGVDFAARYGGEEFALILYGSTLSDAMETTERIRMKIASLEFKTLSQETVSVTMSFGLAMYDTDAQQQEVLIRMADKALYRAKDGGRNRVECVSGREEDR